A single region of the Oenococcus kitaharae DSM 17330 genome encodes:
- the purN gene encoding phosphoribosylglycinamide formyltransferase, protein MTAPIRLAVFASGKGTNFSALAAFIEQELPQAQIVRLIVDHAHVPVIDRAAKHDVPVSVIKYSAYADKSAAEKAILAILDKDQAQGILLAGFMRIIGPDLLAAFPNKIINIHPALLPSFPGRQGIADAFDYGVKVTGVTIHFVDSGVDSGKIIAQAAVPIADGETLAEVETHIHEVEHRLYPQTLKKLIKKGVFTA, encoded by the coding sequence ATGACGGCGCCGATTCGCTTAGCTGTTTTTGCTTCGGGGAAGGGCACAAATTTCTCAGCACTCGCAGCATTTATCGAGCAAGAATTGCCGCAAGCTCAAATTGTCCGTCTGATTGTTGACCACGCGCACGTTCCCGTCATTGACCGCGCCGCCAAACACGACGTGCCGGTCAGCGTGATCAAATATTCAGCTTACGCAGACAAATCTGCAGCCGAAAAGGCGATTCTGGCGATTCTCGATAAAGATCAGGCCCAAGGTATTTTGCTGGCCGGTTTTATGCGCATCATCGGGCCGGATTTGCTAGCCGCCTTTCCAAATAAAATCATCAACATCCATCCAGCGCTGCTGCCGAGTTTTCCGGGCCGCCAGGGCATTGCCGATGCCTTTGATTACGGCGTGAAAGTGACCGGCGTGACGATTCATTTCGTCGATAGCGGTGTTGATTCAGGAAAAATTATTGCTCAGGCTGCCGTTCCGATCGCAGATGGTGAGACTTTAGCCGAGGTAGAAACACATATTCACGAAGTCGAACACCGGCTTTATCCGCAGACTTTAAAAAAATTGATTAAAAAGGGAGTATTTACCGCATGA
- the purF gene encoding amidophosphoribosyltransferase has product MTKLQAATDVQGLNEECGLFGVWGLPDAAQTTFYGMHALQHRGQEGAGIVSNDHGHLWQRRGLGLLSDVFRDPEKIESLKGTSAIGHVRYATAGTHGIENIQPYLVHFNDYQIALAHNGNITNALTLRKQLEDSGSIFQSSSDSEILLHLIRRSHKSTMKEKIAESLLKLRGGFAFLLLTPDGMYAALDPHGFRPFCVGRLPGGQYVVASETAALTMTGAEFLFDIQPGELLTINDQGLQIDHYTQHVSLNIDVMEYIYFARPDSTIYGVNVHMARKHMGRRLAIEQPVPNADMVVGVPNSSLSAAQGYAEEAGLPNEMGLVKNQYIARTFIQPNQDRRERAVRMKLSPVKEVVAGKSIVLIDDSIVRGTTSMYIIQMLKDAGAREVHVRIASPAFKYPSFYGVDMQTTDELLAANHTLAEMTEMIHADSLAFLSVEGLVDSINLKTPYPGNGLTTAYFDGHYPSPIYDYAPSLQAKADAGLVVFDPEPAAESVLTSNMIISKQEGAVYE; this is encoded by the coding sequence ATGACGAAATTGCAAGCAGCAACTGATGTACAAGGATTGAATGAAGAATGCGGCCTCTTTGGTGTCTGGGGATTGCCGGATGCGGCGCAGACAACTTTTTACGGCATGCATGCCTTGCAGCATCGCGGTCAGGAAGGTGCTGGGATTGTTTCAAATGATCACGGCCATTTGTGGCAGCGGCGCGGACTTGGACTGTTGTCGGATGTTTTCCGTGATCCAGAGAAAATCGAAAGCCTAAAAGGGACTTCGGCGATTGGCCATGTACGTTATGCCACGGCCGGCACGCATGGGATTGAAAACATTCAGCCTTATCTGGTACACTTTAATGATTATCAGATTGCTTTAGCTCACAACGGCAATATCACAAATGCGCTGACTCTTCGCAAACAACTGGAGGATTCTGGATCGATTTTCCAGTCTTCTTCTGATTCGGAAATTCTGCTGCATCTGATCCGCCGTTCGCACAAAAGCACGATGAAAGAAAAAATTGCCGAATCGTTATTAAAGCTGCGCGGCGGTTTTGCCTTTCTGCTGTTAACGCCGGATGGTATGTACGCCGCTTTGGATCCGCATGGTTTTCGGCCATTTTGTGTCGGGCGTCTTCCTGGCGGCCAGTATGTCGTGGCTTCTGAGACAGCCGCTTTGACGATGACCGGGGCGGAATTTTTATTCGATATTCAGCCCGGCGAATTATTGACGATCAACGATCAAGGCTTGCAAATCGACCATTATACGCAGCATGTTTCGCTGAATATCGATGTGATGGAATATATCTATTTCGCGCGGCCGGATTCGACGATTTACGGGGTTAATGTCCACATGGCGCGCAAACACATGGGACGCAGACTGGCGATCGAACAGCCAGTCCCAAATGCTGATATGGTTGTCGGCGTGCCAAATTCATCACTGTCGGCTGCTCAAGGATACGCAGAAGAAGCCGGCCTACCAAACGAAATGGGCCTCGTGAAAAATCAATACATCGCGCGGACTTTTATTCAGCCTAACCAGGATCGGCGCGAGCGGGCTGTCCGTATGAAACTGTCGCCAGTTAAAGAAGTCGTAGCAGGCAAGTCAATTGTGTTGATTGACGACTCGATTGTTCGCGGCACGACCTCCATGTACATTATCCAGATGCTCAAAGACGCCGGCGCGCGCGAAGTGCATGTCCGGATTGCCTCGCCAGCTTTTAAATACCCGTCTTTTTACGGCGTTGATATGCAGACGACTGACGAATTGCTGGCTGCCAACCACACGCTGGCAGAAATGACTGAGATGATTCACGCTGATTCGCTGGCCTTTTTATCCGTCGAAGGCTTGGTTGATTCGATTAATCTCAAGACGCCTTATCCGGGAAACGGTTTAACGACAGCCTATTTCGACGGCCATTATCCGTCACCGATTTATGATTACGCACCGTCTCTGCAGGCAAAAGCTGATGCTGGCCTGGTGGTCTTTGATCCAGAGCCGGCTGCTGAATCTGTCTTAACCAGCAATATGATTATTTCCAAACAAGAAGGAGCTGTCTATGAGTGA
- the purM gene encoding phosphoribosylformylglycinamidine cyclo-ligase, which translates to MSEDAYAKSGVDIKAGEDAVAKISDSVKSTYTDGVLDGIGSFASFFQLPAGYKNPVLVSGTDGVGSKLLLAQAADQHGSIGQDLVAMVANDILVQGAKPLFMLDYLAIDHVESDKVAKIVAGIADGARQAGMALIGGEMAELADMYPKNEYDLAGFAVGVVDKTAILDGSQSAEGDVLLGLASNGLHSNGFSLVRQLLMKNPGLSWAQLDPNLQTELLKPTRIYVKALLPLMQADRIHAAAHITGGGMLENLPRMLNDNVTAEIHWGTWPIPAIFKRLQTAGQLSDTEMLRTFNLGIGLVVAVAPDQAAVVSESLQAAGEQVYPIGHLIKRAASDQALTFVGQPDWSQEP; encoded by the coding sequence ATGAGTGAGGATGCTTACGCCAAATCCGGTGTTGATATCAAAGCCGGCGAAGACGCAGTCGCAAAAATTTCGGATTCAGTCAAATCTACTTATACAGATGGCGTACTGGATGGTATCGGGTCTTTTGCTTCTTTTTTCCAGCTGCCGGCAGGGTACAAAAATCCCGTCCTCGTCTCTGGTACAGACGGCGTCGGTTCCAAATTATTGTTGGCCCAAGCTGCTGATCAGCATGGCAGCATCGGCCAGGATTTAGTCGCGATGGTGGCAAACGACATTCTCGTCCAAGGCGCCAAGCCTTTGTTTATGCTTGATTATTTAGCCATTGATCACGTTGAATCCGACAAAGTTGCCAAGATCGTGGCCGGAATCGCTGATGGTGCCCGCCAAGCTGGGATGGCTTTAATCGGTGGCGAGATGGCCGAATTAGCTGATATGTATCCCAAAAATGAGTACGATCTGGCAGGATTTGCTGTCGGCGTTGTCGACAAAACAGCGATTTTGGACGGCAGTCAATCGGCCGAAGGGGATGTGTTGCTGGGTCTAGCATCAAACGGATTACACTCAAATGGTTTTTCGCTGGTCCGCCAACTGCTCATGAAAAATCCTGGCCTAAGTTGGGCACAGCTGGATCCTAATTTGCAGACAGAATTATTAAAGCCGACGCGCATTTATGTCAAAGCGCTCTTACCGTTAATGCAGGCAGATCGAATTCATGCGGCTGCTCACATTACGGGCGGCGGCATGCTGGAAAACCTGCCGCGCATGTTAAATGACAATGTTACTGCTGAAATTCACTGGGGGACTTGGCCGATCCCAGCTATTTTCAAACGCCTGCAGACTGCTGGCCAATTATCAGACACAGAGATGTTGCGGACTTTTAACCTTGGTATTGGCTTGGTTGTCGCTGTGGCGCCTGATCAGGCGGCGGTCGTTTCAGAAAGTCTACAAGCTGCCGGCGAGCAGGTCTATCCAATCGGGCATCTAATAAAAAGGGCCGCGTCCGATCAAGCCCTGACATTTGTCGGACAGCCGGATTGGAGCCAGGAGCCATGA